The genome window TTGCCCATAGCAAAAACGGTCTGACTCGGGAATACAATTTCTACTTTATATTTCTAGTACTTTTGTTATCCTGTGCACATACAGAAATATATTACATCTGCGTTGAGGAATTGCGGAaaataataaattgtttgtttatttctgtttgGCAATTAATAACGAATCATCTCGTTGGTTCGCTGCAAACATGCGGAATGTACACATAGATGCCTCGTCAATAGCCAGCTACTGTACACCAGCAGGATGCATGCACTTCCCCGTACAATCCCACACAGAAGGATATTGCACACAGTGGATGACTGTACACCGACCAGGCACAACTAACCAATCTGGCAATTGTAATTATGTTCTGTGTGTAATAGCAAAGCGTCTGTGTTAGTGCAATCATGCGATATACAGagattgggggagggggggggggcacatacCACTGCTGAATAATAAGATCATGCTTACAACTTTGGCAAGAAACTTTGATAAATATCTTTCACTCATTCACCGAGGTTTTCTCTGTCTTTTCAGGTTATATCAATCGCCAAAGGCGCTCACTCCCAAACAAAAGTCAACAAGTCCTTACAAATGGGTACGGGAAGTGTTCGATGATACGCCGCCACCCGAGTTAGACTCGGTTAGGAAATGTTTAGTGTATAAATTAGATGAGGTGACAAAAGGAGGAGGAAGATGTGAGTATTGTTTGTTATCTGTCACTTACAATAgggacgcccccccccccccccaccctcccCCCAAGGCCTGGATCAGCGTACGCCCCTGCCAAAGGGAGTCACCGGTGTGCCGAGTCCAACTAAATGGTGTCGATGTTGACATTGACTTTACTCATGCTAAGTCACATTTGTCAAAGTTGCTTTTACATGCCAAGATGCGAATATCGCGACGCTCTCAAATATGCTGTGAACAGGAGTTCAATGAAAGCCCAAATGTCAGTACCTCCGCCCCCAAACAGATGCAGTTCCTTCCTCTGCTGTTCCCCACCTCCCTAGCCCGTTCCATTCCACATTCAAACAGCATTTCGAGTCCTCTAACCTCGCAATGTGACCGTCAGCCCGACACAGATTAATTCCACATAGCTAACTAATTAGCTGATTAATTATCTCTTCTTTCCTTTCAGTATCTCGTAGTTCAAGTTCCCACACGTTAGCTAGTCTTAACTCCCCAATCAGTACGCCGAGCACGGCGATCGGCGAGGCTGCGCCCGCGCCCGCgccaaataataataataataataatcccgGAGTGCCACAAATCAAGCAACCCCTCATAGCTGGCTTAGGTATGTACACGTGCAAGTAAAGTTTGCCTTAGATTAGAAATCCAGACAAAATATGAGCACCTACTAATATCTCAATCGAAAAACAACTCGTGGTCTGAGGGCTTCATTCAACTTGAAAAATGGAAAGTTCTACACCTCAGCTCTCGAGTTTATACAATTCAGCGAGTACCAGTTTTTGTTTCCGAATTTTAAACTAACAACTGTTCAATTTCACACAATGTTAGCTGTAGTGTACACTCCTCCCGTGCTTTAATCCCACATGAATCAATCAGGGCTGAAATTTCAGAGACAAGATCACCTGAGGGCATCTTTAAATGATTTTGCTGCAGATTAGCTGACCCAACTCCTCTCAAACTCGTCCGATTATCTCaaaatttctgtggtcaacCACCACTCAAATTGTCACCAGTTACTCCCCAGATCGTTCAGAATATCATATCCAGATTTCAGATTCAGAGCCCCACATGTAAATTAATGGGATGTGATTGAATATTGCCAAATTAAGTGGAAAATGACTTATAAATctaatggtggtcttgtctcagtcaCTTAACTGTTTCAGTAATAGCCGCATGTGATGAAAACTTGGGTGGCAGATGGCTAAGTCAAAACTTAACACAAAATCCAATTGTCTGTGGCCATTTCAATTAACATTTCTGCAGACAAATCGATTTTGGAAATCATGACCTTTCAACCCTGACCATTCCTTGTAAATTGTGCCCCTGTTCGTTATTAACCCATTAACTCTCTCCTCTTGCAGCGCAAAATAATCGGCGGTTAAGTTTTGGTAGTATACCATGTAGGTTTGCTGTTGTTGTGTCTTTGAGATACAGTCTTCTGCTTTCTGTTACATGTTGTCTTTTTGTCCCTTCGAATCTAACCCACTGCAggcttaacccttttgctgcacAACCCAAAATGTCTTTTTCTTCAGCATGTCAGAGTCAAGATTAGCTTAATAGCAGTTAATGCCAACTTATGGCTATCAGTCTAAAAGCACATCTGACAACATCTCCAGTCAGCGTACCATTACACATTGGATATTTTAGTTGGAAAAGTAGGGCCAAGTCCGTAATGCCTCAGTGGCCATTTAGGTCGCCAATCGGCGTACATCAGCAGTAAAAGGGTTGAAAGAATCCAACTGATAGGTCAACAGTATCATGAAATCAATCTGGAGCTGTCGTAACTTTCTCgttgatgcctagctcggactgTGCAGCATCATACTGCGTCTCATCATGGTGTCAGCACCTTTGCACTAGCTAATATACTATGCACAGCAAGGCCCCCCCTCCACCGCGAATCAAGATGCCCTCGCCTTCAAGCACTGCAGTTGCTGTACATTCTGAGTTGGGCAGTACAGGCATAGCAGTTGATTTTCATTTCTCACTAAATGTTGTGGGCCGTTTTGGAAGCCAACGGGAAGCATTCTCATCTAGCTTGAGCTAAAGCTTGCAGTGGGTTTAAGATGGTATTTCTCAATTTTGATTTCCTTGCCTTTTCTCCTATGGATAGAATAGAAAGTTCACCAAGAAATATTGTCACATAGTCTGCATGCTTTATAACCTTCCCAATGCACCTGCCAGATTCACAAaaggtctatttaaaagtatctatgctttaaggaactgtacacagtgcctcctgttcccatattttcataccaGATTCACAAAAGTTACCACATAACCCTATAAAGCCTCGATAATCAAAAGGACTCTGAACTTGAAATTAGAGAATGCATGTTCCATTTAACCCAGGAAAAAGTCAAACAATTGTACAATTGGTACAATAAGAAAATGTTGCTCgaaaccttttaaaaaaatggtcatgtcaatagttTGGACAATTCTTTGAAACGATTTGTTCATGATTTTTACTCCTAAAATGTCAGCATGCTGTTTTTGTTGAGATCATGCACCATGTGTTTTGAAACTTGTTTAATGTTGTAATGATTTTGGCCACAGGTGCTGGTAGGACAGGGCAGCACTTTAAGAGATTGTAGCCTCTGCGTCTATTATCATTAGGGTGAGGGGATAACTAATCAGAGAGAATGTGTGGAAGGGTGATTTATCCCCATTAAAAGACATGTAATGTTGTATTGCtgtcaaatttctttgaaattgatcagaATCTGTGCTTTCATTCGGTTTTGGAATGTATTTCACGTGTGCGTTAAAACCTCTCTAACGACTCCCTCTTctatctggacacctctctattaaggacagcatttgtaagtcttgagggtgtccttgataatgaggttccactgtgtatTGAATGACAGTAAGAATTTTGAGGGAAGTTGTATCAGAAAGTAGTTGAGTAACTGAAAACCAAAAAAGTATTTCGCATTATGTTAAAAGAAGACCTGGAATATCTGTAAAACATGTCTGACTATTGGGAAAAGATAATTGCTGAAAAAAGTCTGTACTGATTATTAGGCTGGTGTGGTCGTTATTTTCAGCTTACAACATTTCTAAGGTTGTTGTTGAAGAATTTGAAATATCCAGGTGGTCGACCCACCGGTTGTATCTCACATTCGACTAAATTAGAAACAACTGTGTCTGCTCAATTAGGCGTGTTAGCAATGTGGCCATTAACTTATTACCGCGgttaaaaaacaacacaaaaaagACAGAATGCGGCCCAGAGGTCTGTCAAAGACTACGCACCAAGTTTGGTGGCGATCTGCCCATCATTTAAGAGAAAATCACAAACAAAAATTTCTTGACTTAGGCTCGCTTTTCTCATTATGAGTTACCCCCAATTCCTGTCAATTATTTGcataaaaacatcaaaaaatTAGTGGTGTGTTCATCCAATTTTGATGTGGGAATGTTTTGGAATATTACGTTGAGGCATACTGGTGGACACCTGTGGTATTGCCTTGTTCTGCTATCTGCCCAGAAATCTGGGGGAAAGATGTGCCAAGAAATCATTCCGTCTCCCTCGTGGTCTGCTGGCGGTGTTTCTTTCATTTCGAACATATTTTGTCAGTTTATACACGTGTATTTCACCTCAAAACACATTTCAGTAGAATTCAAGGTATTTGGGATTAACCTGTTGGTAACTGGGACTCTTCTGAGATAATATAGGCTAGAGACCTCACCCCAGCTCACATGATGAAGGTTTAAGTCCACCACAAGTGGTATAAGGATATTTAATCAGTCGTTAAAAAATCTTATCCCGACTAATGATGTTGACTGGTCCATTTTAAAACACCCCAGGTGTTTGCATTTTGTGATTGGTTCCCCGTCTTAGAAATAGAAACCAATTGACTCTGAAATATCTGCACTGAGATCCCAACCCTGGATGATCGAGGGATGTTTTGTATTGATGGATATATTGATTGGAATCAATTAGTATGGCGAGACATACACAGCTGTCAATCAAATACAACAGGTGTCACGTCCTATCCAAGTTTGATTCACACATTGCTATACTCAATATTTTATGTGCGGTGTTTTTCCGATGTAAAATCTGTTCTGGTGATGACTGTAAACAAGATTTGATTTTTGTAACATATGCAGATGAAGCACTTTTCGAACATCTTTGGCCAGATCTTTTAAAAGCGACTTGGGGAAGAATGTGTCAGACTTCAAGGTTCCTTCTTGTTGCAGGTACAAGAGTGAATACGGACACCTTCACGCGTCCAAAGAAAAATAAAGATATACGACGAGCGTCTGATTTTAGTGACTATGCTCTAGCCTCTCCGGTAGAAAATAATGATGTCAGTCCGGCGTCGTCTTCGTCCTCCAATCACGGTGAGCGGCACGATCGGAGGCAGTCGGAGTGTTTGCAGCCGCCGCAGAACAAGAAGACGCTAGATGTGCATGCCTTGGCCAAGATGCAGGAGGAGAGTAAGTTGAAGGGGacattcaaaattttagtttttgcCCCAAAGTTGGGTGGCCCtgtagaaaccctttacaaattctagagcaaggtaggatGGGTCTTCCAAGGTGGGGTGGTGAGCCGCCAAGGTAGGTGGACTGCCCTGACAAacggccttgtggagaacacggCCTGAGTCCTAATTAGGACTCGCTTTTAGAGCAGGGTGATAACTATGTATGGACACCAACTTGTTCCTTCCTGATGCATATTAATCGAGTTATGGCCATTAAATGGTGGACTTAATCTGGTAACTGTATAAAAACTGCGTTATGCTATATCTCAACTTTGTGTCGCTTTGTAGTGACCTAAAAATGCCCCTAAGAAAAATCTATATTGACTAATTGGATTGGTCTCTCCTGGTTTCAGGTTTACGGCAAAGTTTCTCACCTATGACGTCGCCCAGACGATGTAAGTAGACTATCTGTACTCCATATTACACAACTTCACTTGTGATTCATTCCATGGGCTCGAAACTAAGCTAGTATTCAGGACATAACTTTTTCTGCAGTCCTGAATGTATTGTTGTATTGTGTAACTTCAAAGAGTTGTCACAGATTTACCATCAACTGAATGAGGCAGATTGTGTTTTTTGTTAAAATGGGTAAATGAATTAAGCATCAAAGGCCAGGCAGAGACCTTCGGTCAGCTGATGACAACAGACTGGAAGttccaagggcccggagcaaatatggAGAGCGTTGCTTCTCTTTCTCCGCTGCTGTTCTGTGGAATGCGCTCCCTTTTGAGGTCAGGCAAGCAaggagccttgcatcatttcagacgatgctaaagactcatctttttcgacaatgttattaatattgtaaaagcgcctttgaacggataataatctgaaaagggcgcttaaatttaaatatggtatatacatacatacatacatcaaTTGGTTTTAACATTTGCCAATTGCTTTACTGAACAAAGAAGTGAGATTGAACCAGAGAATACATTTTGAACTATTCTAATTGTTTTCCCATATTCTAAATTGTGTTTAGGGTTGGTGGAAAAATGCCTAGTTGTTAAAAATTCTGTTTACAGTTCTAGAGAATGCTTATTTTTGAGCCCAGGCCCAACCGGTGGTGGTTTAAGTCCTATCAAGCTGCCTCACATTCATTTGTTCTCATATGCCGAGTAATTAGGAGAACAATATGCAATTTTACAGAATTGCACCAGAAAAAAACTCACAACTTTTTTGAACAAATCTACACTTATTCTTGCTTGTTATCGGGTAATAAGACCTCAGAATAAGTAAAATTCTGTGTGAAACTGCTTTCTTTTGGCTGCAAAATATTAGACGTAATTGTCATATTGCATCTATGCTTTTGTCATAACAAACACATGCCTCTGACTACCAGTAATCCGTGTAGACCCAACACGGCTTCTTTGGTCAGAGTAGGTCACAATTCTCACATTACAATACACCCTTCTTGACAGAACCCTAGCTCCATCCCTGTTCCACCAGCTAACCTCACTAATCACACCTTATCTAACCCCACGCTGCAGCAATGAGGACGAAAGGAGGATTCTATCTGAATCAACCCAACGACAGCGATTCTAATCTGTCGCCGTCATCGCAGAGTTCAACGCGATCTAGTCCAAACAGATACGACGGTAAGACGGCGATGGGAGTGAAAAAACGACgtacggtagaacctcccttataAGGACACCTTGGGACTGTCATATACTGTCCTTAAAatagtggtgtcctgattagagaggtcaaattgaatggaaacggcctattttggaccaaaactagtgtccttgataaggaggtgtccgctaatggtTTCCATTGTAATAATATTCAAAAGTTTGATACAGCACACTATTTAACAAACAGTGAGTGCTTAACTGGACTTTGACACACTACTACCCGAGCTGTGGTCCTGTACATTTCAGTTCAAGCTCACCTCCCTAGTGAGTGTCACATGTTCGAGCTGCATGTTTCCGGAACTTTGGACGAGCAGTAATATTTTGCCATCTCTGTCGGGGAGGTACCCATTTATTCCGTGTTTCATCGGAGATCAGTCAGAATACCTTTGGAGAGGGTCAACAAACCTCTTGCAAGGTGTCATTTGTGGAGCTTAAAGTAATGTCAGAATTGACTCAACTTAATGTTAATAATACTGTTCTGTGTTTCTCATCGTGTGTTCTTGTTACTTTACAGCAGACGGTATCCCCGCACCTCGAAAGTTTAGCGCCGCCAGCCATGCCTCTTCCACTGCGTCATTAAATAGTAACGGCAGTAACGACAGTCACGGTAGCACGCCCCCGGACAGCCTGTACGGTAGCTCACAGTATCTGGAGACAACACCGCAACAGATCATTCAACAACAACAGGGTAAGAGACAGTCATAGCCACAGAACCTGCCCCCAATGGATCAGGGATGAGAAGATTTtcgaaaaatgtaaaaaaatttcTCCCCTCCTGAAAAGGGCTTAAATTGACAGcaggaaaaaatatttatatatACGCTTCAGTTCTCTGTAGAACTTGAAATGTTCAAAATCGAACAAAAATGAAGCATTTAAGAGGTATTTTGCATGTTAGGGCAGTTCCAATTATAGTATATCTTCATCACATTCAGTTGACGGTTTGTTTGATCTGCCTTATCTTCTCTTACTCCAGTACCCAGAAGAAGTCTGCCCAATGTCAGGGGCTTAATGAACGGCATGCGACCCAATGCCAGCGAACCACAATTAACATCACATCGAGACAACCGGCCTAATTCACCTTATACGAACGCAACCGGGCGATCTTCTCCAAAATTACGGGGGCCCTCCTCCGGACGGACGTCACCAGCAACCGGATCAAAATCACCATCAATGTTACGCGCGCCCTCGTCCGGCCAGCGAGCTGTGTCACCTACGCCGAAGAGTGGCTTGTCAGGTATTCCTACACCGGGTAGGACTGGGATACCGCGCCCGGGGAGTACGACGCCGAGAGGAGGTAGCGGCATACCCATGGCTAGGAGGTACGTATCTGGAAGAGAATGACTCTATAGACTACTCTAGGTGTTCAGTAAAAAGCAGTACCTCCCCATCTTGAGTATACCTCCTTTAGCATTGTTTAGTTGAACCTTACCATTTTCTTTTTGGAATGCATTGGgctgaaattttagaaaaatgcaaaaaatcgAGCACGATTAAACATTTGTGTACTTTAGAAGCTTTTCTCCAGAGCTCTTAatcatatgtgactcgctctaccaaaactaggcgcttgtcgcatctgaacttgacaggttgatacggacttgttgttcatttccctattgtagaccttttgtgaaatctattacaaactgatttggtcacatttcacaaaaggtctacaatagggaaatgaacaacaagtccgtatcaacctgtcaagttcagatgcgacaagcgcctagttttggtagagcgggtcacatatgagtACCCAATAGTTGAAAGTGTTGGCTTGGATTTTATTAATTTTTTCCCCATGTTGGTAACGGAGGTCAACCCTGACAATCCCTAAAACTATTATCCAAGTGATTTGCAGGTGCATCCTTCTTCATGTTATATTCCTTTAAAACATCTGAATTTCACCCTGCATGGGTGTGTTCATTAATAGCTAGCGTACTCATTAATGCATGCTTCTGTCCAGTCTGTCGCTAGTCAGTTGTTTTGTAGTGCAGTAGGGGCAGTGGTTTATCTCAGTAGCATTTTTGTTATACCATGATCCTTCTTTGGTATAAATTGTTCTATAAAGTACAGAACCTGTAAATACaatagaacatctctattaaggacacccacgggactgacaactgctgtccttaatagagaggtgtcctgattagagaggtaaaattgaatggaaacagccaatttgggaccaaaactaatgtccttaatagagatggtgtccttaatagagaggtgtccactaagggaggttccactgtatatctgtCATTTCTTTTCATGACTTGATGTGCTTCCTGTGCTTCTGAACCTACGCCGATAATTTGTTTATTTAGTTTgataatttcaaaatcatttcataTTTCTCAGCGCAATCACAAACTCACACTTATCAAAGAAAAGGTAAAGTTGGTTAATCCATGATTAGGGAGATCTAACAAACACTTTAGCATATGACGCAGTTTAACTGGCAAACTTTACTTTGACACtctgggccaaattcataaagggcgtttagcttaaaacagcgtttaactaaaATAGAcatattcaggtccttcatgtaaatcttcacagaatatgaatggGCCCTGGAActgatcagggagaagttacacgcgtctaacccttaaacgccctttatgaatttggccctctGTCTTTTTAGAAGTTTTGACACTTAAAACATTTCTCAGCAGGTGTTGGGAAATCATTAGGCTTTGTAAAattcaactttgaaatcagGCGTAATCTATGTAGTAAAGAGAAAGAAACTAAAACATCGTCAATTAGTTTTAAAATTGTCCTTCAAATAACTATGCAGAGTTTACTAATTCAGTAGTTGCTTACAGAACAATAGATTGATTCCTATAATTCAACCTAATGGCATTTTAGTTGATTCTTTAATTAGTGTTAGAAAGGTAATAGATTAATAGATTAGGACATCACTGATGACGACGAACCGAGTAGATTCCAAGGAAATTGGAGACCTTTAAGTATATGAATGTAATAATTTTCTAGTTCAAGACTCGAGCGCAATGACACATTTGTGGTGCGGAGAACATCATCGGCCGTGAATCGTCGCCTTCCAATCGTAACTTATGACGAAGACGACGATCACTATGATATAAATCCAAAAATGTATGTACAGGGTGTTACATGTCCTTGTGGATTTTCGTTTTCTTAAGGCACTTGGGTACTTTTAATAATTTTCATTTGTGGTCTTGTCTTGTAATCTGG of Lineus longissimus chromosome 9, tnLinLong1.2, whole genome shotgun sequence contains these proteins:
- the LOC135493092 gene encoding SLAIN motif-containing protein 2-like isoform X12, giving the protein MILCLEFVSNYKPMETVDDSIDPELEVQKLQDLVRKLERQNEILRTKQQQEQNIQNQVQNSQNNQDQLSISDIENVNADKPVTKPKTRFTTGGKDSALAEYNACFYEPSKDELEILDLDDNEDIVLQEESEENWLYQSPKALTPKQKSTSPYKWVREVFDDTPPPELDSVRKCLVYKLDEVTKGGGRLSRSSSSHTLASLNSPISTPSTAIGEAAPAPAPNNNNNNNPGVPQIKQPLIAGLAQNNRRLSFGSIPCTRVNTDTFTRPKKNKDIRRASDFSDYALASPVENNDVSPASSSSSNHGERHDRRQSECLQPPQNKKTLDVHALAKMQEESLRQSFSPMTSPRRSMRTKGGFYLNQPNDSDSNLSPSSQSSTRSSPNRYDADGIPAPRKFSAASHASSTASLNSNGSNDSHGSTPPDSLYGSSQYLETTPQQIIQQQQVPRRSLPNVRGLMNGMRPNASEPQLTSHRDNRPNSPYTNATGRSSPKLRGPSSGRTSPATGSKSPSMLRAPSSGQRAVSPTPKSGLSGIPTPGRTGIPRPGSTTPRGGSGIPMARSSAPPTNPRARSVSPNVRRVNKGTASSMSSLPATALPGRRNYAVRAPDDSWKDGCF
- the LOC135493092 gene encoding SLAIN motif-containing protein 2-like isoform X17; this translates as MILCLEFVSNYKPMETVDDSIDPELEVQKLQDLVRKLERQNEILRTKQQQEQNIQNQVQNSQNNQDQLSISDIENVNADKPVTKPKTRFTTGGKDSALAEYNACFYEPSKDELEILDLDDNEDIVLQEESEENWLYQSPKALTPKQKSTSPYKWVREVFDDTPPPELDSVRKCLVYKLDEVTKGGGRLSRSSSSHTLASLNSPISTPSTAIGEAAPAPAPNNNNNNNPGVPQIKQPLIAGLAQNNRRLSFGSIPCTRVNTDTFTRPKKNKDIRRASDFSDYALASPVENNDVSPASSSSSNHGERHDRRQSECLQPPQNKKTLDVHALAKMQEESLRQSFSPMTSPRRSMRTKGGFYLNQPNDSDSNLSPSSQSSTRSSPNRYDADGIPAPRKFSAASHASSTASLNSNGSNDSHGSTPPDSLYGSSQYLETTPQQIIQQQQVPRRSLPNVRGLMNGMRPNASEPQLTSHRDNRPNSPYTNATGRSSPKLRGPSSGRTSPATGSKSPSMLRAPSSGQRAVSPTPKSGLSGIPTPGRTGIPRPGSTTPRGGSGIPMARRSSLPATALPGRRNYAVRAPDDSWKDGCF
- the LOC135493092 gene encoding SLAIN motif-containing protein 2-like isoform X2 → MILCLEFVSNYKPMETVDDSIDPELEVQKLQDLVRKLERQNEILRTKQQQEQNIQNQVQNSQNNQDQLSISDIENVNADKPVTKPKTRFTTGGKDSALAEYNACFYEPSKDELEILDLDDNEDIVLQEESEENWLYQSPKALTPKQKSTSPYKWVREVFDDTPPPELDSVRKCLVYKLDEVTKGGGRLSRSSSSHTLASLNSPISTPSTAIGEAAPAPAPNNNNNNNPGVPQIKQPLIAGLAQNNRRLSFGSIPCTRVNTDTFTRPKKNKDIRRASDFSDYALASPVENNDVSPASSSSSNHGERHDRRQSECLQPPQNKKTLDVHALAKMQEESLRQSFSPMTSPRRSMRTKGGFYLNQPNDSDSNLSPSSQSSTRSSPNRYDDGIPAPRKFSAASHASSTASLNSNGSNDSHGSTPPDSLYGSSQYLETTPQQIIQQQQVPRRSLPNVRGLMNGMRPNASEPQLTSHRDNRPNSPYTNATGRSSPKLRGPSSGRTSPATGSKSPSMLRAPSSGQRAVSPTPKSGLSGIPTPGRTGIPRPGSTTPRGGSGIPMARSSRLERNDTFVVRRTSSAVNRRLPIVTYDEDDDHYDINPKIDSAPSSAPPTNPRARSVSPNVRRVNKGTASSMSSLPATALPGRRNYAVRAPDDSWKDGCF
- the LOC135493092 gene encoding SLAIN motif-containing protein 2-like isoform X8; the encoded protein is MILCLEFVSNYKPMETVDDSIDPELEVQKLQDLVRKLERQNEILRTKQQQEQNIQNQVQNSQNNQDQLSISDIENVNADKPVTKPKTRFTTGGKDSALAEYNACFYEPSKDELEILDLDDNEDIVLQEESEENWLYQSPKALTPKQKSTSPYKWVREVFDDTPPPELDSVRKCLVYKLDEVTKGGGRLSRSSSSHTLASLNSPISTPSTAIGEAAPAPAPNNNNNNNPGVPQIKQPLIAGLAQNNRRLSFGSIPCTRVNTDTFTRPKKNKDIRRASDFSDYALASPVENNDVSPASSSSSNHGERHDRRQSECLQPPQNKKTLDVHALAKMQEESLRQSFSPMTSPRRSDGIPAPRKFSAASHASSTASLNSNGSNDSHGSTPPDSLYGSSQYLETTPQQIIQQQQVPRRSLPNVRGLMNGMRPNASEPQLTSHRDNRPNSPYTNATGRSSPKLRGPSSGRTSPATGSKSPSMLRAPSSGQRAVSPTPKSGLSGIPTPGRTGIPRPGSTTPRGGSGIPMARSSRLERNDTFVVRRTSSAVNRRLPIVTYDEDDDHYDINPKIDSAPSSAPPTNPRARSVSPNVRRVNKGTASSMSSLPATALPGRRNYAVRAPDDSWKDGCF
- the LOC135493092 gene encoding SLAIN motif-containing protein 2-like isoform X4: MILCLEFVSNYKPMETVDDSIDPELEVQKLQDLVRKLERQNEILRTKQQQEQNIQNQVQNSQNNQDQLSISDIENVNADKPVTKPKTRFTTGGKDSALAEYNACFYEPSKDELEILDLDDNEDIVLQEESEENWLYQSPKALTPKQKSTSPYKWVREVFDDTPPPELDSVRKCLVYKLDEVTKGGGRLSRSSSSHTLASLNSPISTPSTAIGEAAPAPAPNNNNNNNPGVPQIKQPLIAGLGTRVNTDTFTRPKKNKDIRRASDFSDYALASPVENNDVSPASSSSSNHGERHDRRQSECLQPPQNKKTLDVHALAKMQEESLRQSFSPMTSPRRSMRTKGGFYLNQPNDSDSNLSPSSQSSTRSSPNRYDADGIPAPRKFSAASHASSTASLNSNGSNDSHGSTPPDSLYGSSQYLETTPQQIIQQQQVPRRSLPNVRGLMNGMRPNASEPQLTSHRDNRPNSPYTNATGRSSPKLRGPSSGRTSPATGSKSPSMLRAPSSGQRAVSPTPKSGLSGIPTPGRTGIPRPGSTTPRGGSGIPMARSSRLERNDTFVVRRTSSAVNRRLPIVTYDEDDDHYDINPKIDSAPSSAPPTNPRARSVSPNVRRVNKGTASSMSSLPATALPGRRNYAVRAPDDSWKDGCF
- the LOC135493092 gene encoding SLAIN motif-containing protein 2-like isoform X5 — its product is MILCLEFVSNYKPMETVDDSIDPELEVQKLQDLVRKLERQNEILRTKQQQEQNIQNQVQNSQNNQDQLSISDIENVNADKPVTKPKTRFTTGGKDSALAEYNACFYEPSKDELEILDLDDNEDIVLQEESEENWLYQSPKALTPKQKSTSPYKWVREVFDDTPPPELDSVRKCLVYKLDEVTKGGGRLSRSSSSHTLASLNSPISTPSTAIGEAAPAPAPNNNNNNNPGVPQIKQPLIAGLAQNNRRLSFGSIPCTRVNTDTFTRPKKNKDIRRASDFSDYALASPVENNDVSPASSSSSNHGERHDRRQSECLQPPQNKKTLDVHALAKMQEESLRQSFSPMTSPRRSMRTKGGFYLNQPNDSDSNLSPSSQSSTRSSPNRYDADGIPAPRKFSAASHASSTASLNSNGSNDSHGSTPPDSLYGSSQYLETTPQQIIQQQQVPRRSLPNVRGLMNGMRPNASEPQLTSHRDNRPNSPYTNATGRSSPKLRGPSSGRTSPATGSKSPSMLRAPSSGQRAVSPTPKSGLSGIPTPGRTGIPRPGSTTPRGGSGIPMARSSRLERNDTFVVRRTSSAVNRRLPIVTYDEDDDHYDINPKIDSAPRSSLPATALPGRRNYAVRAPDDSWKDGCF
- the LOC135493092 gene encoding SLAIN motif-containing protein 2-like isoform X10; protein product: MILCLEFVSNYKPMETVDDSIDPELEVQKLQDLVRKLERQNEILRTKQQQEQNIQNQVQNSQNNQDQLSISDIENVNADKPVTKPKTRFTTGGKDSALAEYNACFYEPSKDELEILDLDDNEDIVLQEESEENWLYQSPKALTPKQKSTSPYKWVREVFDDTPPPELDSVRKCLVYKLDEVTKGGGRLSRSSSSHTLASLNSPISTPSTAIGEAAPAPAPNNNNNNNPGVPQIKQPLIAGLAQNNRRLSFGSIPCTRVNTDTFTRPKKNKDIRRASDFSDYALASPVENNDVSPASSSSSNHGERHDRRQSECLQPPQNKKTLDVHALAKMQEESLRQSFSPMTSPRRSMRTKGGFYLNQPNDSDSNLSPSSQSSTRSSPNRYDADGIPAPRKFSAASHASSTASLNSNGSNDSHGSTPPDSLYGSSQYLETTPQQIIQQQQVPRRSLPNVRGLMNGMRPNASEPQLTSHRDNRPNSPYTNATGRSSPKLRGPSSGRTSPATGSKSPSMLRAPSSGQRAVSPTPKSGLSGIPTPGRTGIPRPGSTTPRGGSGIPMARSSRLERNDTFVVRRTSSAVNRRLPIVTYDEDDDHYDINPKIYLSPKKDCSQRATDKSKST
- the LOC135493092 gene encoding SLAIN motif-containing protein 2-like isoform X16, coding for MILCLEFVSNYKPMETVDDSIDPELEVQKLQDLVRKLERQNEILRTKQQQEQNIQNQVQNSQNNQDQLSISDIENVNADKPVTKPKTRFTTGGKDSALAEYNACFYEPSKDELEILDLDDNEDIVLQEESEENWLYQSPKALTPKQKSTSPYKWVREVFDDTPPPELDSVRKCLVYKLDEVTKGGGRLSRSSSSHTLASLNSPISTPSTAIGEAAPAPAPNNNNNNNPGVPQIKQPLIAGLAQNNRRLSFGSIPCTRVNTDTFTRPKKNKDIRRASDFSDYALASPVENNDVSPASSSSSNHGERHDRRQSECLQPPQNKKTLDVHALAKMQEESLRQSFSPMTSPRRSMRTKGGFYLNQPNDSDSNLSPSSQSSTRSSPNRYDADGIPAPRKFSAASHASSTASLNSNGSNDSHGSTPPDSLYGSSQYLETTPQQIIQQQQVPRRSLPNVRGLMNGMRPNASEPQLTSHRDNRPNSPYTNATGRSSPKLRGPSSGRTSPATGSKSPSMLRAPSSGQRAVSPTPKSGLSGIPTPGRTGIPRPGSTTPRGGSGIPMARRDSAPRSSLPATALPGRRNYAVRAPDDSWKDGCF